In Halopseudomonas xinjiangensis, a single genomic region encodes these proteins:
- a CDS encoding type II secretion system protein N, translating into MAVNVRKRTVISVAALLFLGSLIWNIPAAFVWSLVESRLPAKVTVTGLTGTLWSGQVRNMQVGGIEQGALIWSWNPGQAFLGRLGLDVAWLPRNGRVDAQLKMGASSLRIENANGRLDAATMAALNKAPFILGGTWLFDVPLLELEDFERVQAAEGRLVWQDAAGGLPQPLPLGHLAADLGAEDGWLVLDLSDEGGGPLGLRGSARWRPAEPMHIDARLRAEASAEPTLTQGLGLLGRPDQEGWVQWRARLQ; encoded by the coding sequence ATGGCTGTCAACGTCCGAAAGCGTACTGTCATCTCTGTCGCGGCGCTGCTTTTCCTTGGTTCACTAATCTGGAATATCCCGGCGGCGTTCGTCTGGTCGCTGGTCGAGTCCCGGCTGCCGGCGAAGGTGACTGTGACCGGCCTCACCGGTACGTTGTGGTCCGGTCAGGTGCGTAACATGCAAGTCGGCGGTATCGAACAAGGTGCGTTGATCTGGTCGTGGAATCCTGGACAGGCTTTTCTCGGCCGGCTCGGGCTGGATGTCGCGTGGCTACCGCGCAACGGGCGCGTTGATGCGCAGCTGAAGATGGGCGCAAGCTCATTGCGAATAGAAAACGCCAACGGGAGGCTGGATGCCGCAACCATGGCGGCTTTGAACAAAGCCCCTTTCATCCTCGGTGGCACCTGGCTATTCGATGTGCCGCTGCTGGAGCTCGAGGACTTCGAGCGTGTGCAGGCGGCCGAGGGACGGCTAGTCTGGCAGGACGCCGCAGGAGGGTTGCCTCAACCGTTGCCGCTCGGCCATCTGGCGGCTGACCTCGGTGCAGAAGACGGATGGCTGGTACTCGATTTGTCGGACGAGGGGGGCGGACCGCTGGGGTTGCGTGGCAGTGCCCGCTGGCGCCCTGCCGAGCCGATGCACATCGACGCCAGGCTGCGTGCCGAGGCCAGTGCGGAGCCTACGCTAACCCAGGGGTTAGGGCTGCTGGGCAGACCGGATCAAGAAGGCTGGGTGCAGTGGCGCGCCCGTCTGCAATGA
- the gspM gene encoding type II secretion system protein GspM, translated as MKTWWAGLAPRERAILAAGLAVLVVLMLWLLVWEPIAKSRAELRAEVATLSAELGWMEQVADRVRRKASQGSDAASAAAGGSVLTLVEVAANASGIKANIERVQPEGQGARLWFDQVGFDRLIAWLGQLEQRHGLKISQLAVDARGEAGMVSARVLVEPR; from the coding sequence ATGAAGACCTGGTGGGCAGGGTTGGCGCCTCGCGAGCGAGCCATTCTCGCTGCGGGTCTGGCAGTATTAGTCGTCCTGATGCTGTGGCTGCTGGTATGGGAGCCGATCGCGAAGTCGCGTGCGGAGCTGCGGGCCGAAGTCGCCACACTGTCCGCCGAACTTGGCTGGATGGAGCAGGTAGCGGATCGGGTACGGCGCAAGGCTTCGCAGGGTAGCGATGCCGCATCGGCGGCAGCGGGTGGTTCGGTCCTCACGCTTGTTGAAGTGGCGGCAAATGCCTCGGGGATCAAGGCGAACATCGAGCGGGTCCAGCCGGAGGGGCAGGGCGCCCGTCTCTGGTTCGATCAGGTTGGATTCGACCGTCTCATCGCCTGGTTAGGGCAGCTCGAACAACGGCACGGCTTGAAGATCAGCCAACTGGCTGTCGATGCGAGAGGTGAAGCCGGAATGGTGTCGGCGCGTGTACTGGTGGAGCCGCGCTGA